The following proteins are co-located in the Sporolactobacillus pectinivorans genome:
- a CDS encoding helix-turn-helix domain-containing protein — MEGINYQADSNRVIEIKTCTNAIHTSRTHFHDEVAIGLIEQGSCRARIGHQSFYLANRTLLVIPSGAVHCCSPSDVKNWRFRMLYFSASWLSQFGGEWLFRGGIYPQITEDQFRVLVQWFNQFETNLANAENESKILIHLMNYMDLNRNGITQNSEIMSSDKLNDVRLFLIRNYRRRIRMDEISERVGMDKYTLIRHFHAYTGMTPLKYVINLRINSAKNMLHGQKSIADVAVASGFYDQSHFDKSFKAYTGVAPIDYRRQSASF; from the coding sequence ATGGAAGGTATCAACTACCAGGCCGATAGCAACCGGGTTATCGAAATAAAAACATGCACCAATGCAATTCATACGTCCAGAACCCACTTTCACGATGAGGTTGCTATAGGATTGATCGAGCAGGGCAGCTGCCGGGCAAGAATCGGTCATCAATCTTTTTACTTAGCCAATCGGACACTTCTGGTTATTCCCTCGGGTGCGGTGCACTGCTGTTCTCCAAGCGATGTAAAAAACTGGCGTTTTCGGATGCTCTATTTTAGCGCGTCATGGCTGAGTCAATTCGGAGGTGAATGGCTCTTCCGCGGCGGCATTTATCCGCAAATAACTGAAGATCAATTCCGGGTTCTCGTTCAATGGTTCAATCAGTTTGAAACGAATCTGGCGAATGCAGAAAATGAATCAAAAATATTGATTCATTTGATGAATTACATGGATCTGAATCGCAACGGCATCACGCAGAATTCAGAAATAATGAGTTCCGATAAGTTAAATGACGTTAGGCTATTTTTAATCCGGAACTATAGGCGCAGAATAAGGATGGATGAAATTTCGGAGCGTGTCGGAATGGATAAGTATACCTTGATCCGCCATTTTCATGCTTACACGGGGATGACACCGCTAAAGTATGTCATTAATCTGCGTATTAACAGCGCGAAGAATATGCTTCACGGTCAAAAATCTATAGCCGATGTCGCTGTAGCCAGCGGTTTCTATGATCAAAGTCACTTTGACAAGTCCTTCAAGGCTTATACCGGTGTCGCTCCGATCGACTATCGCAGACAATCTGCTT
- a CDS encoding metalloregulator ArsR/SmtB family transcription factor — protein sequence MQINRIVEFYKALGDLTRIRIIALLQQGPLHGQAIAGKLSLKPPTITHHIAKLREVGLIKERRDKNTIYFSLDTKALESSAKAILSLGKKEGGSEMSVTEAERAAILSNFFTPEGRLKNIPAQRKKRLVVLSHIVKGLEFGRIYPEKEISEYLRQFHPDYATLRRELIITQFMYRKNGQYELNPPELWDL from the coding sequence ATGCAAATTAATCGAATCGTTGAATTTTATAAAGCGCTGGGTGATTTAACACGAATTCGTATTATTGCTTTGCTGCAGCAGGGGCCGCTTCATGGCCAGGCCATTGCCGGAAAGCTCTCCCTTAAGCCACCGACGATTACGCACCATATTGCGAAACTGCGCGAAGTTGGTTTGATCAAAGAACGCCGGGATAAAAACACCATTTATTTTTCACTCGACACCAAGGCGCTAGAGAGCAGTGCCAAGGCGATTTTATCGTTAGGAAAAAAGGAGGGGGGGTCCGAAATGTCAGTTACGGAAGCAGAGCGGGCGGCTATTCTCAGTAACTTTTTTACACCCGAAGGCCGGCTGAAGAACATTCCGGCGCAACGCAAAAAAAGGCTGGTTGTCTTATCTCACATCGTTAAGGGACTCGAATTCGGGAGAATCTATCCGGAAAAAGAGATTAGTGAATACTTGAGGCAATTTCATCCGGATTATGCGACACTGCGCAGAGAGTTGATTATCACCCAGTTCATGTATCGCAAAAACGGTCAGTATGAGCTGAACCCGCCGGAATTGTGGGATCTGTAA